From Candidatus Saccharimonadales bacterium, a single genomic window includes:
- the radA gene encoding DNA repair protein RadA, with translation MAKIPQFVCQECGALHTKWSGRCDKCGQWNSLIENTQLSEKELTAQGRSLTTTPVNKVSTRDSLQKRIITGLKEIDTVFGGGLVPDSVTLLAGQPGIGKSTLLMQIAGECAKKQKVLYVSGEESVSQVHERASRLGVASSSNLMLASSTSADDIAHTIADGEYGVVIVDSIQTISLGSVASNAGSISQVTNCASLLTQIAKRHHSALILVGHVTKEGSIAGPKVLEHLVDVVLHLEGDVYGGFKILRAAKNRYGSTQETAILEMAEDGLRAVLNPSKALLAERQVTDGSVVLATIEGSRPLLVEVQALINRSNFGYPKRTASGFDMNRLTLLVAVLERRTSLSLSDMDIYINIVGGMRLNDPAADLAVCMAIASSARQMKLPESYVVAGEVGLSGEIRRVPFIESRCREAAKAGFKTLIGPNYGSKYTHLAPTKNLRDALNTYLKSTKKEI, from the coding sequence ATGGCTAAGATCCCACAGTTTGTCTGCCAAGAATGCGGAGCGCTTCACACCAAGTGGTCGGGTAGATGTGATAAGTGTGGCCAATGGAACTCACTAATCGAAAATACTCAGCTTAGCGAGAAAGAATTGACGGCACAAGGCAGATCTCTAACCACCACTCCAGTCAATAAGGTATCGACTCGGGATAGCCTGCAGAAGCGGATTATCACAGGTTTAAAGGAGATCGATACCGTCTTTGGTGGCGGGTTGGTGCCAGATAGTGTCACGCTACTCGCGGGACAGCCAGGCATAGGTAAATCAACGCTTCTGATGCAAATCGCCGGAGAGTGTGCCAAGAAGCAGAAGGTCCTCTACGTGAGCGGCGAGGAGTCGGTTTCTCAGGTCCACGAGCGTGCCTCGCGGCTTGGTGTGGCATCTTCAAGTAATCTCATGCTGGCAAGTAGCACATCGGCCGACGATATCGCCCACACGATTGCTGATGGGGAGTACGGCGTTGTCATTGTTGACTCCATACAGACCATCTCGCTTGGCTCAGTTGCTTCGAATGCCGGCAGCATAAGCCAGGTGACCAACTGTGCCAGCCTTCTGACTCAGATAGCTAAACGACACCATAGCGCCCTCATTCTGGTCGGGCATGTGACAAAAGAGGGGAGTATAGCGGGTCCGAAAGTCCTTGAACACCTCGTTGATGTGGTCCTGCACCTCGAAGGTGACGTCTACGGTGGTTTTAAGATTTTAAGGGCTGCCAAGAACCGCTACGGTTCTACGCAGGAGACTGCCATTCTCGAGATGGCCGAGGATGGCCTCCGGGCCGTTCTCAATCCCTCTAAAGCACTCCTCGCCGAGAGACAGGTGACCGATGGTTCGGTTGTCTTAGCCACTATCGAGGGAAGCAGGCCGCTTTTAGTCGAGGTTCAGGCATTAATTAACAGATCTAATTTCGGCTACCCGAAGCGGACAGCCTCTGGTTTCGATATGAACCGTTTAACGTTGCTAGTTGCAGTTCTTGAGCGCCGTACGAGCCTCAGCTTGAGCGATATGGATATCTATATCAATATAGTAGGTGGTATGAGGTTAAATGATCCAGCCGCGGATCTGGCCGTCTGTATGGCTATCGCTTCGTCAGCACGCCAGATGAAGCTGCCTGAGTCGTACGTCGTAGCGGGAGAAGTGGGCTTGAGTGGTGAAATACGTCGTGTACCGTTTATTGAAAGTCGTTGCCGTGAGGCGGCCAAGGCGGGCTTTAAAACCCTCATTGGGCCAAACTACGGGTCTAAATACACCCATCTAGCTCCGACCAAGAATCTGAGGGACGCCCTCAATACTTATCTCAAATCAACCAAAAAGGAAATTTAA